A part of Oryctolagus cuniculus chromosome 15, mOryCun1.1, whole genome shotgun sequence genomic DNA contains:
- the LOC100344756 gene encoding olfactory receptor 6C75-like has product MQVRNRTAVQEFILEGFPAVQHLGKILFLVHLLAYLASIMGNTLIITITWADHRLHTPMYFFLSTFSFVECCCITTVIPKLLAIFLSGRQAISFAACFTQAFVFIFLGSTAFFLMVVLSLDRYLAICRPLRYSSIMSPRVCFLLVTTCFTLGFVFAVAPVVHLSQLSFCGPNVIPHFFCDFGPLAKLSCSDSRSTEMLFFYLIFLGLLISLLVTIITYSNIIVTIVRLPSAKERQKAFSTCSSHLIVLSLMYGSCLFIYVKPKQTSRVDFNRQAALVNTVLTPVLNPVIYTLRNKQVHQALRGALCRGKVNQWQRKTFLSVLLFQLP; this is encoded by the exons ATGCAAGT AAGGAACAGGACTGCAGTCCAGGAGTTCATCCTGGAGGGCTTCCCTGCTGTCCAGCACCTGGGGAAAATACTGTtcctggtgcacctgctggcGTACCTGGCCTCCATCATGGGAAACACgctcatcatcaccatcacctggGCTGACCATCGcctccacacacccatgtacttcttcctcagcACTTTCTCCTTTGTGGAATGCTGCTGCATAACCACGGTGATTCCTAAACTGCTGGCCATCTTCTTGTCAGGGAGGCAAGCCATTTCCTTTGCTGCCTGCTTCACACAagcttttgtctttattttcctgGGTTCGACAGCTTTCTTTCTTATGGTAGTGTTGTCTCTGGATCGGTACCTGGCCATTTGCAGACCTCTGCGTTACTCCAGCATCATGAGCCCCAGGGTGTGTTTTCTCCTGGTCACTACCTGCTTCACTTTGGGATTTGTCTTCGCAGTGGCTCCAGTTGTCCATCTTTCCCAGTTGTCCTTCTGTGGCCCCAATGTCATCCCCCACTTCTTCTGTGATTTTGGGCCCTTGGCTAAGCTCTCCTGTTCTGACAGTAGATCTACTGAAATGTTGTTCTTCTACCTTATATTTCTGGGTCTTTTAATATCCCTCCTTGTAACCATCATCACATACAGCAACATCATAGTCACCATCGTGAGGCTCCCGTCAGCCAAGGAGCGACAGAAAGCTTTCTCCACCTGCTCGTCTCACCTCATCGTCCTCTCTCTCATGTACGGCAGCTGTCTTTTCATCTATGTGAAGCCAAAGCAGACGAGCAGGGTGGACTTCAACAGACAGGCTGCTCTGGTGAACACGGTGCTGACCCCAGTGCTGAACCCTGTCATCTACACCCTGCGCAACAAGCAGGTTCACCAGGCTCTCAGGGGTGCCCTGTGCAGGGGGAA ggtgaaccaatggcaaaggaagacctttctctct GTTTTGCTTTTTCAGCTACCATGA